The following proteins are co-located in the Candidatus Tumulicola sp. genome:
- a CDS encoding type II secretion system protein: MARNAQAGFTLLETVVAVAIIAVLAGVVVWSLAQRPAAAWQAANDFDAAFAAARGIAQTQGNGATLAFLPRAGDKGGFTLRVYAGRPNGQSAVVADNVMPVDSTFSVTEAGLGKPPFALFLGASDHVSGRAHYPKVDGAHVTFATIEREPECPATGFTLRFFSPGRAALTRHLACTVWIATAPLPNPSPTPNVPIVVPTSLTYFWPTVREQTFDASEWGYTHWFATTDGFRCGNGVATFPDVLPSPYSPPYEEKEGIATPSPPPNTPYSYPNSFGQGTNDAPAAFPLEPSAAGTCRATVTDDFGQGASTSVDVMGWLTATYAGKSYAHATQPALQFPRGALAQRGASVRVGASKTYDAQPLQPQAYLDPLCANYLRIETQPGNTPQIPSKQPATATIVLHLSATPPSPLQCSGIFFDQYPGSREGEGVPFGAILGVARAVELWPPAIEFAAYGSSLVQGAHCVARPYSGAEFHDLSSPPPWLSGLVSLDGNGCYDGSAWIREPESPGAFDVLAAQSLCLTNGSLQRGGWTPDNRRPGPDGLALATPQGGRHDGSVCGVTLRGDPNAPNGGVVAVAARVVTTCPEKGNAWLGPLDGICYDLYDEVTGTTENGGWIEESNVGLYVPHGTSGDALYEWIVGDGSCYIQTLLGTPFANWTTILGNGDPTPPPAPSPSPIANSAGFGVNDIAHASALTNAPDPKPTQPPSQDCK, encoded by the coding sequence GTGGCGCGCAACGCTCAAGCCGGCTTCACACTGCTCGAAACCGTCGTCGCGGTTGCTATTATCGCAGTGCTGGCCGGCGTCGTCGTTTGGTCGCTGGCGCAGCGTCCGGCGGCCGCGTGGCAAGCGGCGAATGATTTCGATGCCGCCTTCGCTGCGGCTCGCGGAATCGCACAGACGCAAGGGAACGGCGCGACCCTCGCATTTCTACCGCGAGCCGGTGACAAGGGCGGCTTTACGTTGCGGGTATACGCCGGACGTCCGAACGGCCAAAGCGCGGTGGTGGCCGACAACGTGATGCCGGTCGATTCAACGTTCAGCGTTACCGAGGCTGGTTTGGGCAAACCGCCGTTTGCGCTCTTTCTTGGCGCATCCGATCATGTCAGCGGGCGCGCTCACTATCCGAAGGTCGACGGCGCGCATGTGACGTTCGCGACGATCGAGCGCGAGCCGGAATGTCCCGCGACCGGTTTTACATTGCGCTTCTTTTCGCCGGGACGCGCAGCGCTCACGCGACATCTCGCCTGCACCGTCTGGATCGCGACCGCTCCGCTCCCAAACCCATCGCCTACGCCCAACGTACCGATCGTCGTGCCGACGTCGCTAACGTATTTCTGGCCTACCGTTCGCGAGCAAACCTTCGACGCCAGCGAATGGGGCTACACCCATTGGTTTGCGACGACCGATGGTTTTCGTTGCGGCAACGGGGTGGCGACGTTTCCCGACGTATTGCCGTCCCCATATTCGCCGCCGTACGAAGAGAAAGAGGGCATCGCTACGCCGTCACCACCGCCCAACACGCCGTATTCGTATCCGAACTCGTTCGGGCAGGGCACCAACGACGCGCCGGCAGCGTTTCCGCTCGAGCCCAGCGCGGCCGGAACGTGTCGCGCGACCGTCACCGACGACTTCGGGCAAGGCGCTTCCACGAGCGTCGATGTGATGGGTTGGCTGACGGCAACCTACGCCGGGAAATCGTACGCACACGCCACGCAACCTGCGCTGCAGTTTCCGCGCGGGGCGTTGGCGCAACGCGGTGCGAGCGTACGCGTCGGCGCGAGCAAAACCTACGATGCTCAGCCGTTGCAACCGCAAGCGTACCTCGATCCGTTGTGCGCAAACTACCTTCGCATCGAAACGCAGCCTGGCAACACGCCGCAAATACCCTCGAAACAGCCGGCGACCGCGACGATCGTGTTGCACCTTTCTGCGACTCCGCCGTCGCCACTGCAATGCAGCGGTATCTTCTTCGATCAATATCCGGGTTCGCGCGAAGGCGAAGGCGTGCCGTTCGGTGCCATCCTCGGAGTCGCGCGAGCGGTAGAACTTTGGCCGCCCGCGATCGAGTTTGCAGCTTACGGGTCGTCGCTCGTGCAGGGCGCGCATTGTGTGGCGCGGCCATACTCGGGCGCGGAATTCCACGATCTTTCGAGCCCGCCACCGTGGTTGTCCGGGCTGGTCTCCCTCGACGGCAATGGATGTTACGACGGCAGCGCGTGGATCCGCGAGCCGGAGTCGCCGGGCGCATTCGATGTTTTGGCAGCGCAGAGTTTGTGTTTGACAAATGGGTCGCTGCAACGCGGCGGCTGGACTCCGGACAACCGTCGTCCCGGACCGGATGGGTTGGCGCTCGCAACACCGCAAGGCGGGCGACATGACGGCTCGGTATGCGGCGTCACGCTACGTGGGGATCCGAACGCGCCGAACGGCGGCGTCGTCGCAGTAGCGGCGCGCGTCGTTACGACATGTCCGGAAAAAGGCAACGCCTGGCTGGGGCCGCTCGACGGCATCTGTTACGACTTGTACGACGAGGTAACGGGGACGACCGAAAACGGCGGCTGGATCGAAGAGAGCAACGTCGGATTGTACGTGCCGCACGGTACCAGCGGTGACGCGTTGTATGAATGGATCGTGGGCGACGGTTCGTGTTATATCCAAACGCTATTGGGAACGCCGTTCGCAAATTGGACGACCATCCTCGGTAACGGCGATCCAACGCCGCCACCCGCGCCGTCACCCTCCCCAATTGCGAATTCGGCGGGATTCGGCGTCAACGACATCGCGCACGCTAGCGCACTCACGAACGCGCCGGATCCCAAGCCGACGCAGCCGCCCTCGCAAGATTGCAAATAG
- a CDS encoding sodium:solute symporter, which produces MSSAAFVMLGLAAVVTVLGFVAARWGSPNLQSLDEWALGGRRFGTIVSWFLLGGDLYTAYTFIAVPALVYGVGALGFFAVPYATVAYPIALVVLVRFWGIARSRGYVTSADFVRDRFGYRPLEVAVALTGVVAAMPYIALQLIGMRAAFEQLGGVFAAYHGLPALTVAFALLAAYTYTSGLRAPALIAFVKDTLIYVTVIAAIVVIPSRLGGWSHIFAVSASVLASRPKPGSIFLAPSQYFTYATMAFGSALSLFIYPHSITSVLAAKSQEVIRRNMALLPIYSLLLGLLALLGYCAIAAGIHVKPSQTSSVVPLLFARFFPDWFAGVAFAAIAIGALVPAAIMCIGAANLFASNVFREFSPERNPVETLIARRLTLAMCACGLLLIFFLPVPYAIDFQLLGGSVMLQIFPSFVLGLWTRWFEPRALLAGWACGIASSCAMAYAAGFSSNFTVVVFGHSVTGFIALYALTVNLLVSAAVTLVLRGMGTHAGIDRTTAGDYT; this is translated from the coding sequence ATGTCTAGCGCTGCTTTTGTGATGCTCGGCCTAGCGGCCGTGGTCACGGTGCTCGGGTTCGTAGCGGCGCGCTGGGGTTCGCCTAATCTGCAGAGTCTCGATGAATGGGCGCTGGGCGGACGCAGGTTCGGCACGATCGTGTCGTGGTTTCTGCTCGGCGGCGACCTGTATACCGCGTACACGTTCATCGCCGTTCCTGCGCTGGTATATGGCGTGGGAGCATTGGGGTTTTTTGCGGTGCCGTATGCTACGGTTGCGTACCCGATTGCGCTCGTCGTGCTGGTACGTTTTTGGGGCATAGCGCGGTCGCGCGGCTATGTGACGAGCGCCGATTTCGTGCGCGACCGTTTCGGCTATCGCCCGCTGGAGGTTGCGGTGGCGCTCACCGGGGTGGTGGCCGCAATGCCGTACATCGCCTTGCAGTTGATCGGCATGCGAGCGGCTTTCGAGCAACTGGGCGGCGTATTTGCGGCGTACCACGGCTTGCCCGCGCTGACGGTAGCTTTTGCGCTATTGGCTGCGTACACATATACAAGCGGCTTACGCGCGCCGGCGCTGATCGCGTTCGTGAAAGACACGTTGATTTATGTGACCGTGATTGCGGCGATCGTTGTGATTCCTTCGCGGTTGGGTGGTTGGTCGCACATCTTTGCGGTCTCTGCATCCGTGTTAGCATCGAGGCCGAAACCGGGATCGATCTTTCTGGCGCCGTCGCAGTATTTTACCTACGCGACGATGGCATTTGGTTCGGCCTTGTCGTTGTTCATCTATCCGCATTCGATCACCAGCGTGTTGGCGGCCAAAAGCCAGGAAGTGATCCGGCGGAATATGGCACTGCTGCCGATTTATTCGTTGTTGTTGGGGCTGCTCGCGTTGCTCGGATATTGCGCGATCGCGGCCGGCATTCACGTTAAGCCCTCGCAGACGAGCAGCGTCGTGCCTTTGCTGTTCGCGCGATTCTTTCCGGATTGGTTCGCGGGCGTGGCCTTCGCTGCGATCGCGATCGGAGCGCTCGTGCCGGCCGCGATCATGTGCATCGGTGCGGCCAATTTGTTTGCGAGCAACGTCTTCCGCGAGTTCTCGCCGGAGCGCAATCCGGTGGAGACGCTGATCGCGCGTCGGTTAACGTTGGCGATGTGCGCTTGTGGCTTGCTGCTGATCTTCTTCCTTCCCGTGCCGTATGCGATCGACTTTCAGTTGTTGGGCGGATCGGTGATGTTGCAGATCTTCCCGTCCTTCGTTTTGGGGCTGTGGACGCGCTGGTTCGAGCCGCGCGCGCTGCTGGCCGGATGGGCCTGCGGAATCGCCTCGAGCTGCGCGATGGCGTATGCCGCCGGCTTTAGCTCGAATTTTACCGTTGTGGTGTTTGGGCACTCGGTGACCGGATTTATCGCATTGTACGCGCTGACGGTCAATCTGTTGGTGAGCGCAGCTGTAACCTTGGTTTTGCGTGGAATGGGGACGCACGCCGGGATAGACCGCACGACCGCAGGAGATTACACGTGA
- a CDS encoding glycosyltransferase family 39 protein produces MDLVGRLRIRTESTGSSAPGSLIAAVAAAAALVLHGSTSGRYGYFRDELYFIACAKHLAWGYVDQPPLVAVAAWLSGPASYSLFALRAFPALAAALTAAMAVAIVAELGGGRFARALAAVATILTPAYLLLGNVLTTTSLEPLSWTLALYCAIRIVRGGGARWWIAAAGAVAFGAYGKYSIGLPVAAMLVSVLFFPERQRLRTPLALLSGALCLVAIAPNLLWQAGHGWPFVDVVREDALHRPALATGLFLESADVLRNAWSFAVEQLVYTNPPAALVWLAGIAAPFRIRSLRDIRFVPVAYCLTFVVAVALSAKGYYIIGFYATLLAIGAVAIERLAAGWRVTLLGAVAVVGIVAMPLSLPVLPAGGLVLYTQAFALTGTGGSAAHLIQPVFAEEFGWHRLASDVASVYRSLPAADRARAAVYADTYADAGALDFFGPGFGLPPAISSQNSYYLWGTRGYGGSVLVAVGASRIDLLRRFYRDVRLVRTSDEPYRWIVEGPSPIYICRDPIAPLSVIWPSLRWYGA; encoded by the coding sequence GTGGATTTGGTCGGGCGTCTGCGGATACGCACTGAGTCTACTGGTTCGAGCGCGCCGGGCAGCCTAATCGCCGCGGTTGCAGCAGCCGCGGCGTTAGTGCTGCACGGTTCGACGTCCGGGCGATACGGGTATTTTCGCGACGAACTGTACTTCATCGCCTGCGCGAAGCATTTGGCATGGGGGTACGTCGATCAGCCGCCGCTCGTTGCAGTCGCCGCATGGCTATCCGGGCCGGCAAGCTACTCGCTGTTCGCATTGCGTGCGTTTCCCGCGCTTGCAGCCGCATTGACGGCGGCGATGGCCGTCGCAATCGTCGCAGAACTGGGCGGCGGACGTTTCGCCCGCGCGCTGGCCGCGGTCGCTACGATACTCACGCCGGCGTACCTCTTGCTCGGCAACGTGTTGACGACGACGTCGCTCGAGCCGTTGTCTTGGACCTTGGCGCTCTACTGTGCGATTCGCATCGTGCGCGGCGGCGGAGCGCGATGGTGGATCGCGGCGGCCGGTGCGGTCGCATTCGGAGCGTACGGCAAATACTCGATTGGGCTGCCGGTCGCAGCGATGTTGGTCTCGGTGTTGTTTTTTCCCGAACGGCAGCGATTGCGGACGCCGTTGGCTCTGTTATCCGGAGCGCTGTGCCTGGTCGCGATTGCGCCGAATCTTTTGTGGCAAGCCGGACACGGCTGGCCGTTCGTCGATGTCGTGCGCGAGGACGCTTTGCATCGACCGGCGCTCGCTACCGGCTTATTTTTGGAATCGGCGGACGTGCTCCGCAATGCGTGGTCGTTCGCCGTCGAACAACTCGTCTACACGAACCCGCCGGCGGCGTTGGTATGGCTAGCCGGAATCGCCGCGCCGTTCCGCATTCGCTCGTTGCGCGACATACGTTTCGTGCCGGTCGCATATTGTTTGACCTTCGTCGTGGCCGTAGCGCTCTCGGCAAAAGGCTACTATATCATCGGTTTCTATGCGACGCTGCTGGCGATCGGCGCGGTGGCGATCGAACGTTTGGCGGCAGGTTGGCGGGTAACGCTGCTCGGCGCGGTCGCGGTCGTCGGGATCGTCGCGATGCCGTTGTCGTTGCCGGTGTTGCCGGCCGGCGGACTCGTTCTGTATACGCAAGCCTTCGCTTTGACCGGAACTGGCGGTAGTGCGGCGCATCTGATTCAGCCGGTGTTTGCGGAAGAGTTTGGCTGGCATCGACTGGCGTCCGACGTCGCTTCGGTCTATCGATCGCTTCCTGCAGCAGACCGTGCGCGCGCCGCCGTGTATGCCGATACGTATGCCGATGCCGGAGCGCTGGACTTTTTCGGGCCGGGGTTTGGGTTGCCGCCGGCGATTTCGAGTCAGAACTCATACTATCTGTGGGGCACGCGCGGCTACGGCGGGAGCGTTTTAGTGGCGGTCGGGGCGTCGCGCATCGATTTGTTACGACGTTTTTATCGCGACGTTCGTTTAGTGCGCACTTCAGACGAGCCGTATCGCTGGATCGTCGAAGGGCCGTCGCCGATCTATATTTGCCGCGACCCGATCGCGCCGCTTTCGGTTATTTGGCCGAGCTTACGCTGGTACGGAGCGTGA
- a CDS encoding DMT family transporter: protein MRSRTLVYAGLLYVAVCWGLNVVLVKAAIDRLDPLVFTGLRFVAMTPLVFGLVAATGQRVRLRRRDVPLLVACAACGYGAYQYFWIFGLANTSAFASSLLGALAPVFTLLIVALTGAERVTTGRWIGAAIALAGVAVFEGAFAGHATFRLGDALTLLSSLSFAGYNVLTARLVGRYPPIVLVAITMTIGMLMIAPVGAARLPHVDLSHLGWAVWGPFAFAVVFPIVLTWPVWNYGIAQIGAARAGMFGFLVPIVAGFASVWILGSHLEPHQIAGAAICLAGMAIAMLLGRLSIAGIWSERSSPLER, encoded by the coding sequence GTGCGTTCACGTACGCTCGTGTATGCGGGCCTGCTCTATGTTGCCGTCTGTTGGGGACTCAACGTGGTGCTGGTCAAGGCCGCAATCGACCGATTAGACCCGCTCGTATTCACCGGATTGCGCTTCGTCGCGATGACGCCGTTGGTTTTTGGGCTGGTCGCCGCCACCGGACAACGCGTGCGGTTGCGACGGCGCGACGTGCCGTTGCTGGTAGCGTGCGCGGCATGCGGATATGGCGCGTATCAATACTTCTGGATCTTCGGACTAGCGAATACGAGCGCGTTCGCGTCCTCGCTGCTCGGCGCGCTCGCACCGGTGTTCACGCTGCTCATCGTCGCACTCACCGGTGCGGAGCGCGTTACGACGGGTCGCTGGATCGGCGCCGCCATCGCCCTCGCCGGTGTCGCAGTGTTTGAAGGAGCCTTTGCGGGTCATGCCACGTTTCGGCTCGGCGACGCATTGACGCTGTTATCGTCGCTGTCGTTTGCCGGCTATAACGTGTTGACGGCGCGACTGGTCGGCCGCTATCCGCCGATCGTGCTAGTCGCGATAACGATGACGATCGGAATGTTGATGATCGCGCCCGTCGGCGCGGCGCGCCTGCCGCACGTCGACCTATCGCATCTGGGCTGGGCCGTCTGGGGACCGTTCGCATTCGCCGTCGTGTTCCCAATCGTGCTGACGTGGCCGGTGTGGAACTACGGCATCGCCCAAATCGGCGCCGCGCGCGCCGGAATGTTTGGTTTTCTCGTGCCGATCGTGGCCGGCTTCGCGAGCGTCTGGATTTTAGGGTCGCACTTGGAACCGCATCAAATCGCGGGCGCAGCGATTTGCTTGGCCGGGATGGCGATCGCGATGCTGCTCGGACGCCTTTCTATCGCCGGCATTTGGTCGGAGCGTTCTTCACCGCTCGAAAGGTAG
- a CDS encoding RidA family protein produces the protein MSDLVLPEGWPRPSGYAQGVVASGRVLAISGQIGWNERNELVGPAFLEQALQALRNVVAIVRAAGGGPEHLMRLTWYVVDCAEYREATQALGAGYREIIGSNYPAMTLVQVAALLEEGARVEIEATAVLP, from the coding sequence GTGAGCGATTTGGTTTTACCCGAAGGTTGGCCGCGCCCGAGTGGCTACGCGCAGGGCGTCGTGGCTTCGGGTCGCGTTTTGGCGATTTCCGGCCAGATCGGCTGGAACGAACGGAACGAGCTGGTTGGTCCGGCATTTCTCGAACAGGCGCTGCAGGCGCTGCGTAACGTCGTTGCGATCGTTCGCGCGGCCGGGGGCGGGCCCGAGCATCTGATGCGGCTGACATGGTATGTGGTCGATTGCGCTGAGTATCGCGAGGCGACGCAGGCGTTGGGTGCTGGCTACCGCGAGATTATTGGTTCGAACTATCCGGCGATGACGCTGGTGCAGGTTGCGGCACTGCTGGAGGAAGGCGCTCGAGTTGAGATCGAGGCGACGGCGGTGCTGCCCTAA
- a CDS encoding acyl-CoA dehydrogenase family protein encodes MSAGRYDWPFFGDEHRAFAERVAAFARDVEIEDDEARPAETCTAWVRALGAAGLLRCCVPNDGKSVDVRTLCVAREHLGYRSALGDFAFAMQGLGIGPVSLFGNAEQRARYLGRVATGELIPAFALSEREAGSDVAALQTVAVRDGDGYAIDGEKMWISNAGLAGVYLVFARTGGPGARGLSAFAVDAETPGVEPGEPIETIAPHPLAAVSFRGVRVPERARIGAEGDGFKIAMATLDVFRSTVGAAAVGMARRAFDESVVHARERKLFGAPLGALQLTQSSLAHMATELDAASLLIYRAAWTKDNGAARITREAAMAKWFATEAASRICDRAVQLFGGLGVTRGSIVERLYRDVRALRIYEGASEVQQLVIARSVLEA; translated from the coding sequence ATGAGCGCCGGGCGTTACGACTGGCCCTTTTTCGGCGACGAACATCGTGCCTTCGCCGAACGCGTTGCAGCCTTCGCACGAGACGTCGAAATCGAAGACGACGAAGCGCGCCCGGCTGAAACGTGCACGGCCTGGGTTCGCGCGCTGGGTGCGGCCGGATTGCTGCGCTGCTGCGTGCCGAATGATGGTAAATCCGTCGACGTCCGTACGTTGTGTGTCGCGCGCGAGCATCTCGGCTATCGTTCCGCGTTGGGCGATTTTGCGTTCGCAATGCAGGGCCTCGGCATCGGACCCGTTTCGTTGTTCGGAAATGCCGAGCAGCGCGCGCGCTATCTCGGCCGCGTCGCGACTGGAGAACTGATTCCAGCGTTCGCGCTTTCCGAACGTGAGGCTGGATCCGACGTTGCAGCCCTACAAACGGTCGCGGTCCGTGATGGTGACGGGTACGCGATCGACGGCGAAAAAATGTGGATTTCAAACGCTGGACTGGCCGGCGTGTACCTGGTCTTCGCGCGCACCGGCGGTCCGGGTGCCAGGGGCCTATCCGCCTTCGCGGTCGATGCCGAAACGCCGGGCGTCGAACCGGGCGAACCGATTGAGACGATCGCGCCGCATCCGTTGGCTGCGGTGTCGTTTCGTGGCGTTCGCGTTCCCGAACGTGCGCGGATCGGCGCCGAAGGCGACGGATTCAAAATAGCCATGGCGACCCTCGACGTTTTTCGCAGTACGGTTGGTGCGGCCGCCGTCGGTATGGCGCGCCGCGCCTTCGACGAGAGCGTCGTTCACGCACGCGAACGTAAGTTGTTCGGGGCGCCGTTGGGGGCATTGCAACTCACGCAGTCGTCGCTGGCGCACATGGCGACCGAACTCGATGCCGCATCGCTGTTGATCTACCGTGCTGCCTGGACAAAGGACAACGGCGCGGCGCGCATCACCCGAGAGGCCGCGATGGCCAAATGGTTCGCGACCGAAGCCGCCTCGCGCATTTGCGACCGCGCCGTCCAACTCTTCGGAGGGTTAGGTGTGACGCGCGGTTCGATCGTCGAGCGCTTGTATCGCGACGTGCGCGCCTTGCGCATTTACGAAGGCGCCAGTGAAGTGCAGCAGCTGGTCATCGCACGCAGCGTGCTCGAAGCCTAA
- a CDS encoding enoyl-CoA hydratase family protein: MQTRLDVAVEHGVATLTLNGPERKNPLTFDLYRELLARFTDFATDETVHAIVLAGAGGNFCSGGDVRDIIGPLTTQSPQELLEFTQLTGDVVKAMRACPQPIVAAVDGVCVGAGAILAMASDMRFGTERSRVAFLFVRVGLAGCDMGACAILPRIVGLGRASELLYTGRTLGGAEAAAWGFYNELCEPGDVLQRAVTLARSIAAGPTFAHGVTKHMLLEEWSMPLNDAIDSEARAQARCMETADFREAYDAFIEKRAPEWKGR; the protein is encoded by the coding sequence ATGCAGACCAGACTCGACGTTGCGGTCGAACATGGCGTCGCGACGCTCACGCTCAACGGTCCCGAGCGCAAGAACCCGCTCACCTTCGATCTCTATCGCGAACTGTTGGCGCGATTTACAGACTTCGCGACCGACGAAACCGTCCACGCGATCGTGCTCGCCGGAGCGGGCGGCAACTTTTGCTCGGGTGGCGACGTACGCGACATCATCGGACCGCTCACCACCCAATCCCCGCAAGAATTGCTCGAGTTCACGCAGCTTACCGGCGATGTCGTCAAAGCCATGCGAGCCTGTCCGCAGCCGATCGTTGCCGCGGTCGACGGCGTGTGCGTCGGCGCGGGCGCGATTCTGGCGATGGCGTCGGACATGCGATTCGGTACCGAGCGGTCGCGCGTCGCATTCCTGTTCGTGCGCGTCGGGTTGGCCGGCTGCGATATGGGCGCGTGCGCGATCTTGCCGCGCATCGTCGGTCTCGGCCGCGCGTCAGAACTGCTGTATACCGGCAGGACGCTGGGCGGAGCCGAGGCCGCTGCTTGGGGTTTTTACAACGAACTGTGCGAACCCGGCGACGTCCTCCAGCGAGCCGTGACGCTGGCCCGCAGCATCGCTGCCGGCCCGACCTTCGCGCACGGCGTCACCAAACACATGTTGTTGGAAGAGTGGTCGATGCCGCTGAACGATGCAATCGATTCCGAAGCTCGTGCGCAGGCGCGCTGCATGGAAACGGCGGATTTTCGCGAGGCATACGACGCGTTTATCGAAAAGCGAGCGCCGGAGTGGAAAGGCCGATGA
- a CDS encoding AMP-binding protein: MTAHVDTFAEDRLPPREMMPEQRFDLPEMRYPERLNCVDALLDSHVAAGRGDRRCVVSPAGTWTYTELLSTVNRIANVLVDDFGLVPGNRVLLRAPNTPMLAACWFAVLKAGGVVLTTMPLYRSTELRVMIDTAHVKLALCDRRLQDELVTAAEGIDDLTIAFFGGPDEEVEMLMRRASDRFDNVETAAEDVALIAFTSGTTGKPKAAMHFHRDILATCDSYGAHVLQPDANDLFCGSAPMAFTFGLGGHLLFPLYAGAATLLIEKAGATELLDAIETYGVTTLFTAPIAYRAMTAHAPQRNLSSLRRCVSAGETLPKPVWEAWHAATGIRILDGIGSTEMLHIFVGSPAPEVRAGCTGRAVPGYVAEVHDDDGNRVPNGTVGRLAVKGPTGCKYLADERQSTYVRNGWNYPGDAYRMDDEGYLWYVARTDDMIVSAGYNISGPEVEQALLAHDGVKEVAVVGKRDEVKETQLVKAFVVLADPAEASPDKADELRAFCIARIAPFKAPREIEFVSELPRTETGKVQRYKLRDR; this comes from the coding sequence GTGACCGCCCACGTCGATACGTTTGCCGAGGATCGCCTGCCGCCGCGCGAAATGATGCCGGAGCAGCGCTTCGACCTTCCGGAGATGCGCTATCCCGAGCGCCTGAATTGCGTTGACGCGTTACTCGACAGCCACGTTGCCGCTGGACGCGGCGATCGCCGTTGCGTGGTTTCGCCTGCTGGAACGTGGACGTACACCGAGTTGTTGTCCACGGTGAACCGAATCGCGAATGTGCTGGTCGACGATTTCGGCCTCGTTCCCGGCAATCGCGTGCTGCTTCGCGCGCCCAATACACCGATGCTCGCGGCCTGCTGGTTCGCCGTTTTGAAAGCCGGCGGCGTCGTGCTAACGACCATGCCGCTCTATCGAAGCACCGAGCTGCGCGTGATGATCGATACGGCCCACGTCAAACTAGCGTTGTGCGATCGGCGCCTGCAAGACGAGCTCGTGACCGCAGCCGAAGGCATCGACGATCTCACGATTGCATTTTTCGGCGGCCCGGATGAAGAGGTCGAAATGCTCATGCGGCGCGCCTCGGATCGTTTCGACAACGTCGAAACTGCCGCCGAAGACGTCGCGTTGATCGCGTTTACATCGGGAACCACCGGCAAGCCGAAGGCCGCGATGCACTTTCATCGCGACATCCTTGCGACGTGCGATTCCTATGGCGCACACGTCTTGCAGCCCGATGCGAACGACCTGTTTTGCGGAAGCGCTCCAATGGCGTTTACGTTCGGGCTGGGCGGACATCTGTTGTTTCCGTTATATGCCGGCGCCGCCACGTTATTGATAGAAAAGGCCGGCGCTACCGAGTTATTGGACGCGATCGAAACGTACGGCGTCACGACGTTGTTCACCGCGCCGATCGCCTACCGCGCGATGACCGCACATGCGCCGCAGCGCAATCTTTCGTCTTTACGACGCTGCGTCTCGGCCGGCGAGACCCTTCCCAAGCCCGTGTGGGAAGCATGGCATGCGGCGACCGGAATTCGCATCCTCGACGGGATCGGAAGCACCGAAATGCTGCACATCTTTGTCGGGTCGCCCGCGCCGGAAGTTCGAGCCGGTTGCACCGGACGCGCCGTGCCCGGCTACGTAGCCGAAGTGCACGACGATGATGGCAACCGCGTTCCAAATGGCACCGTCGGACGGCTCGCCGTCAAAGGCCCGACCGGCTGTAAATATCTGGCCGACGAGCGCCAAAGCACCTACGTTCGAAACGGCTGGAACTACCCGGGCGACGCCTATCGCATGGATGACGAGGGATATTTGTGGTACGTCGCGCGCACCGACGACATGATCGTTTCGGCCGGCTACAATATTTCCGGACCGGAAGTCGAACAAGCACTCCTGGCTCACGACGGCGTAAAAGAAGTCGCCGTCGTCGGTAAACGCGACGAAGTGAAGGAGACGCAGCTCGTAAAGGCCTTCGTCGTGTTGGCTGATCCCGCGGAAGCCTCGCCGGACAAAGCGGACGAGCTGCGCGCCTTTTGCATCGCCCGCATAGCGCCGTTCAAAGCGCCGCGCGAGATCGAGTTCGTCAGCGAACTCCCGCGCACCGAAACTGGAAAGGTCCAGCGCTACAAACTGCGCGACCGCTGA
- a CDS encoding DUF3311 domain-containing protein, producing MRSARAWYALLLLPFVGTLLPFLYNHPSPVLFGLPFFYWYQLSWVVITSLLLGVVAFVTRSRDV from the coding sequence ATGCGAAGCGCGCGCGCGTGGTATGCGCTGCTGCTGTTACCGTTCGTGGGCACGCTGCTGCCCTTTTTGTATAACCATCCGAGTCCGGTGCTGTTCGGGCTGCCGTTCTTTTACTGGTATCAGCTGTCGTGGGTTGTGATTACGTCGCTGCTGTTGGGCGTGGTGGCATTCGTGACTCGCAGCCGAGATGTGTAG
- a CDS encoding prepilin-type N-terminal cleavage/methylation domain-containing protein, with protein sequence MRLERQRANTLIEVAVAIAVIAIAAGAALSAFLAIGRHRIERDRREALEACVRRELSTAVDIVKYSGGSIVPASVATSLPMPGGSPLAAVVSLATHRAGGAWQIDVSVQASGGTPDGGASQRAELRATVAAQAPVPGSELPRNGLVPAPPGAP encoded by the coding sequence GTGCGACTCGAACGACAACGCGCAAACACCCTCATCGAAGTCGCCGTCGCGATCGCCGTCATCGCCATTGCCGCCGGCGCCGCCCTAAGCGCGTTTCTTGCGATCGGGCGGCATCGCATCGAACGCGATCGCCGCGAAGCGCTCGAAGCCTGCGTGCGTCGCGAACTCAGCACGGCGGTCGACATCGTGAAATACAGCGGAGGATCGATCGTTCCGGCGAGCGTCGCCACCTCGCTCCCGATGCCGGGCGGCTCTCCGCTGGCGGCGGTGGTCTCACTGGCGACTCACCGAGCCGGCGGGGCGTGGCAGATCGACGTGTCGGTGCAAGCTTCCGGCGGGACGCCAGACGGCGGTGCGTCGCAACGTGCCGAGCTGCGAGCGACCGTTGCGGCCCAAGCGCCGGTGCCCGGTTCGGAGTTGCCGCGCAACGGGCTCGTGCCGGCGCCGCCCGGGGCGCCGTAA